In Bradyrhizobium sp. WBOS07, the genomic window CCTACGAGGCGGCGGGGCTCGCGCAGGGCGAGGCCGCGCTCGCCGACATCGCGCGGCATCCCTCGACCGCGAACTTCATCGCCGGCAAATTCGCTCGTCACTTCGTTGCCGACGATCCGCCGCCGGCGCTGGTCGCGCGGCTGCGCGACGTCTTCGTCAAGACCGACGGCGATCTCAAGGCACTTGCCATGGCGCTTGTCGATTCCGATGAAGCGTGGAGGGCGCCGCTGACCAAGATGCGCTCGCCTTACGATTTCCTGGTCGCGAGCGGCCGGCTGCTCGCGCGGGTGCCGGAGGACCCGGGCCGCTATCTCAACGGCCTCAACCTGCTCGGTCAGCCGCTATGGTCGCCGCCCGGCCCCAACGGCTTTCCCGACACCAATGCCGCTTGGACCGCGCCTGAAGGCATCAAGCTCAGGCTGGATATCGCCGCGCAGATCGGCGCGCGGCTCGGCAACAATATCGACCCGCTCGACCTTCTCGAGTTCGCGGCGGCCGATGCGGCCTCGATCGAAACGCGCAGAACCGTCGAACGGGCGGAGTCGCGGCAGCAGGCGCTGGCGCTGCTGCTGATGTCGCCGGAAATGCAGAGGAGATGATCATGATCGACTGCGTCGAGAACCGGCTCCTCACCTCGCGCCGCGGTCTTTTGCTCGGCGGCGCCGCGTTCGCGGCCTGGGCTTACCTGCCGAAATTCGCACGCGCGGCCGACGGGCGCGATCCCCGGCTGATCGTGGTGATCCTGCGCGGGGCGCTCGACGGACTTTCGACCGTCGCGCCGATCGGCGATCCCGATTATGCCGGCCTGCACGGCTCGATCGCGCTCGCGGCGGACGGCGCGCATCCCGCGATTCCGCTCGATTCCTTCTTCGCGCTACATCCGGCCATGCCGGAATTTTCGCGCATGTATCGCGACAAGCACGCGGCGGTGATCCATGCGGTGGCGACGCCCTATCGCGACCGCTCGCATTTCGACGGACAGGACGTGCTCGAAAGCGGCTACGCCGGGCCGGGTCGCGTGCAGTCCGGCTGGCTCAACCGCGCGCTGGAGGCGCTGCCGCGCGGCGAGCGCGTATCGAGCGGTCTTGCGGTCGGACCCACCACGCCGCTGGTGCTGCGTGGCAACGCGCCGACCGTCGGATGGGCGCCGGTGGCGCTGCCGCAGGCGGATGACGACACCGCGATGCGGCTCGTCGATCTCTACCGTCACCGCGATCCCGCGCTGGCGACGGCACTGTCGCAGGGCCTCCAGCTCGACAAGGCCGCGAGCGGCGACGACATGAAACGCAGGCCCGGCAATGCGGTGGCGCAGATGCGCCAGGTCGCGCGCG contains:
- a CDS encoding DUF1501 domain-containing protein is translated as MIDCVENRLLTSRRGLLLGGAAFAAWAYLPKFARAADGRDPRLIVVILRGALDGLSTVAPIGDPDYAGLHGSIALAADGAHPAIPLDSFFALHPAMPEFSRMYRDKHAAVIHAVATPYRDRSHFDGQDVLESGYAGPGRVQSGWLNRALEALPRGERVSSGLAVGPTTPLVLRGNAPTVGWAPVALPQADDDTAMRLVDLYRHRDPALATALSQGLQLDKAASGDDMKRRPGNAVAQMRQVARGAAKLMAADDGPRIAALAFDGWDTHANEGGPVGRLAFLLGGLDGALAEFESGLGERWRDSVVVVATEFGRTARINGTDGTDHGTGTIALLAGGAVKGGRVVADWPGLKLANLHDGRDLKPTTDLRSVIKGVLQGQFGLSDRVLADTVFPDSASANPMKGLVAS